One Plasmodium vivax chromosome 13, whole genome shotgun sequence genomic region harbors:
- a CDS encoding mitogen-activated protein kinase 1, putative (encoded by transcript PVX_084965A) gives MKEGQASKEEQVDESVLRKYDVLRKIGKGAYGVVYKARCKKNRKIVAVKKIFGAFQNSTDAQRTFREIMFLHQLNGHDNIITLMDVIRAKNDNDIYLVFDYMETDLHEVIKADLLEEIHKRYIIYQLLRALKYIHSGMLLHRDIKPSNILLNSECHIKVGDFGLARSISTDLSENKIPVLTDYVATRWYRAPEILLGSTNYTEGVDMWSLGCIMGELLLGRPLFRGNSTMNQLEKIIQVIGKPTKKDMDDIKSPFTDTIISSFVNIKRKNFSEIFAKASVEAVDLLKRLLQFNPTKRISAEDALRHKYVEQFHSIIDEPVCKRIITIPVDDGTKYRVSFYRNIVYYDIMRRKGCRPGGGQKGVERAVERAVQQAGQQTGQQAGQQTGQQAGQQTGQQAGQQTGQQAGQQTGQQAGQQTGQQAGQQTGQQAGQQTVHQSVDDAPSGEVADTPLSRCASKGKAQSTAARITPHEGKCAPKIRSTQSIHQGGSGGSGGRGESGRRGERGRRGESGRRGIHDAETSRDNKSAKCQPKRSSKREGPQERHNGKECGHPNEKHYYEVASEGKEVRSAQVESRGSRTKAFNGDAAGKLHKGASERGKAVASAASVGVTRRNDDKGGTTGGRKVHGKTASVVRGEHMVRSVDGRADSRAVRRADSRADIRADKLVRSHLVSAADVEAAKPGPPRVQPAAPQKEEAAKWRKRGGGKAGAAGVAARRVDFCGAHCHGITATAEKKSLKK, from the exons ATGAAGGAGGGCCAGGCGAGCAAAGAGGAGCAGGTGGACGAAAGCGTGCTGAGGAAATACGACGTTTTGAGGAAAATAGGAAAAGGGGCGTACGGGGTGGTGTACAAAGCCAGGTGcaagaaaaacagaaaaattgtGGCAGTGAAAAAGATTTTTGGAGCATTTCAAAACTCTACGGATGCGCAGAGGACCTTCAGAGAGATTATGTTCCTCCACCAGCTGAACGGGCACGACAATATCATCACCCTGATGGATGTAATAAGAGCGAAAAATGATAATGACATTTACCTGGTGTTTGATTACATGGAAACAGATTTACATGAAGTGATAAAGGCAGATTTGCTGGAAGAAATCCACAAGAGGTATATCATTTACCAACTGTTGAGGGCTCTCAAGTACATTCACTCTGGGATGCTACTCCATCGGGATATTAAACCCTCAAATATATTGCTGAATTCAGAGTGCCATATAAAAGTAGGAGACTTTGGTTTGGCTAGGAGTATATCCACTGATCtaagtgaaaataaaattcccgTTCTGACGGATTACGTGGCTACCAGGTGGTATAGGGCACCGGAAATTCTGCTCGGAAGTACCAATTACACGGAAGGGGTTGACATGTGGTCTCTTGGCTGCATCATGGGGGAGCTTCTCCTCGGGAGACCTCTCTTCAGGGGTAACTCCACGATGAACCAGCTAGAAAAAATCATCCAAGTGATTGGAAAGCCAACAAAGAAAGATATGGACGATATAAAGTCCCCCTTTACAGACACAATTATATCCTCCTTTGTTAATATTAAGAGGAAGAATTTTTcagaaatatttgcaaaagcTTCTGTGGAGGCAGTTGACCTTCTGAAGCGGCTCCTACAGTTCAATCCCACCAAACGGATCAGCGCGGAGGACGCTCTGCGGCACAAGTACGTCGAGCAGTTCCACTCCATTATCGACGAGCCCGTGTGCAAACGCATCATCACCATCCCCGTGGACGACGGCACCAAGTACCGAGTCAGCTTCTACCGGAACATCGTCTACTACGACATCATGCGCAGGAAGGGCTGCCGCCCGGGGGGGGGCCAAAAAGGGGTCGAACGAGCGGTCGAACGAGCGGTCCAACAAGCGGGTCAACAGACGGGCCAACAAGCGGGTCAACAGACGGGCCAACAAGCGGGTCAACAGACGGGCCAACAAGCGGGTCAACAGACGGGCCAACAAGCGGGTCAACAGACGGGCCAACAAGCGGGTCAACAGACGGGCCAACAAGCGGGTCAACAGACGGGCCAACAAGCGGGTCAACAGACGGTCCACCAATCGGTTGATGATGCCCCTTCCGGTGAGGTGGCGGACACCCCTCTAAGTCGCTGCGCCAGCAAGGGGAAGGCACAGTCAACCGCGGCGAGGATCACCCCGCACGAAGGAAAATGTGCCCCAAAAATTAGGAGCACGCAAAGTATAcaccaggggggaagcggtggaagtgGCGGACGCGGTGAAAGCGGCCGACGTGGTGAAAGAGGCCGACGTGGTGAAAGCGGCCGACGTGGCATACATGACGCAGAGACCAGCCGCGATAACAAATCGGCGAAGTGTCAGCCGAAGAGGAGCAGCAAAAGGGAGGGCCCCCAGGAGAGGCACAACGGGAAGGAATGCGGCCACCCGAATGAGAAACACTACTACGAGGTTGCTTCTGAAGGCAAAGAGGTGAGAAGCGCGCAAGTGGAGAGTAGGGGGAGTAGGACCAAGGCGTTTAACGGAGATGCGGCGGGGAAGCTCCACAAAGGGGCCAGTGAGAGGGGAAAAGCCGTCGCGTCAGCGGCGTCCGTCGGTGTGACCAGAAGGAACGATGATAAGGGAGGGActacgggggggagaaaggtCCACGGAAAAACTGCCAGCGTAGTTAGAGGAGAGCACATGGTCAGGAGCGTGGACGGGCGCGCAGACAGTCGAGCAGTCAGACGAGCAGACAGTCGAGCAGACATACGAGCAGACAAACTGGTGCGAAGCCACTTGGTGAGCGCGGCCGACGTGGAGGCGGCGAAACCGGGCCCCCCCAGAGTGCAGCCCGCCGCGCCccagaaggaggaagcggccaagtggaggaagcgcggggggggaaaagcggGTGCAGCGGGTGTAGCGGCGAGGCGCGTTGACTTTTGCGGCGCCCACTGCCACGGCATCACAG CAACTGCAGAAAAGAAGAGCTTAAAAAAGTGA
- a CDS encoding hypothetical protein, conserved (encoded by transcript PVX_084970A) encodes MFWKVKGRAFAFVFLSYASFVHSDKAVNLGNALAGGISGGISGGISGGLSSGLASGISGGLSNSAAASTALLHAAVGKGPNMHTCQSAGCASYKSITPSDAGDCLNGFICKECKRTHAKNPNICFYSSLQGFESLYEAHLEDFTQPTPYDRFNVPLVKSSKGENNRGDASSDSGREVSPNDESGDHRRGSLSQGGDDDGEKGDLQRSGRDGKAGGSRFPRALEEEEEEEEEEEDDDDDSAKEKRGGHKGGNSPQGGNNGGNNFDAGYETESFLQKSPDHVHRKGDLHKLAKEGGREQHTNAHMHIHTHMHTHTHNELMSGKEGLLSSVETHVRLGISEGGYNRGASESPGRHSGVSSGASVSMGTAAHGGTAAESGYSFAESERGKEKIVYKRLKISLNNHEEYFKSKMNKCHVGGDGVATLYVKVLLQIVKDKNDVYVDVSRRSGSSHMSPGSGGQKGKEGKKANGRSESGKEEEEEEDAEESDDDEYMRKSQSAMGGGGYGYRSGAETDSDSDSDSDSDGGRAAVNRYAYVELHGGAQNKAANEAANDAATWGAAKEPLSLLQVREDLDGDSMGNYYKSRNGFFKSIFKRVFKKKGDSDEDAGGGDDEDSDEEPQGGKKKRRWRFPWKRRRGKGSQLQGGDDNDDEGESEDESRSTRRRRGGRRGLFGRSNRKGRGKGRDESDDGDDGEEGEDSDDEEASGGSGQRGAKKGKRNGKGSGTKGGRFEETKSKMGSLFAKVKRKILPVKQKLHIEAFFNSIIVKSCRNALKWEGNMFRKQSLVEMTLKVPVKLKYIKGEPLHFFRSGYEVILTCRNCDEVLFNSCVQVYCAKRASKEERAVAHHGGHADGGALGSGATAAAITAASTAAATAAASPASPYLYSASPSDVSPLAMIHYNGQYFPGSVTPEADYFSSDGHMCVSYSVVLVTLMVALLL; translated from the exons ATGTTCTGGAAAGTAAAGGGGAGGGCCTTCGCGTTCGTCTTCCTCTCATACGCCAGCTTCGTGCATTCGGATAAAGCGGTTAACCTGGGGAATGCGCTGGCGGGGGGGATTAGCGGGGGGATTAGCGGCGGAATTAGCGGCGGGTTGAGCAGCGGTTTGGCCAGCGGAATAAGCGGCGGACTTAGCAACTCCGCCGCCGCTTCGACCGCCCTGCTGCACGCGGCCGTGGGGAAGGGACCCAACATGCACACGTGCCAGTCGGCCGGGTGCGCCTCATACAAGAGCATCACGCCCAGCGATGCAGGAGACTGCCTAAACGGGTTCATCTGCAAGGAGTGTAAAAGAACCCACGCGAAGAACCCAAACATCTGCTTCTACTCCTCCCTCCAAGGATTTGAAAGTTTATATGAAGCACATCTAGAGGATTTTACACAACCAACGCCCTACGACCGTTTCAACGTCCCATTGGTTAAGTCCAGCAAAGGGGAGAACAACAGGGGGGACGCCTCAAGTGACAGTGGTAGGGAGGTCTCCCCTAATGACGAATCGGGGGATCACCGCAGAGGCAGTCTCTCACAAGGAGGAGACGACGATGGAGAGAAGGGGGACCTCCAACGCAGTGGCAGGGATGGCAAAGCAGGAGGTAGTCGCTTCCCACGGGCGttagaagaagaggaagaagaagaggaggaggaggaagacgacgaCGACGACTCTGCGAAAGAAAAACGTGGTGGACATAAAGGGGGCAACTCCCCTCAGGGGGGGAACAACGGAGGGAACAATTTCGACGCAGGTTACGAAACGGAGTCATTTCTGCAGAAATCGCCTGACCATGTTCATAGAAAAGGTGATCTACACAAGTTGGCGAAAGAGGGGGGGCGGGAGCAGCACACAAACGCTCACATGCATATACACACGCACATGCACACTCACACGCATAACGAATTGATGTCCGGAAAAGAGGGACTCCTTAGCTCGGTGGAGACGCACGTGCGGCTTGGCATCAGTGAGGGGGGCTACAACAGGGGAGCGTCCGAATCTCCGGGGAGGCACAGCGGCGTGAGCAGCGGTGCCTCTGTCAGCATGGGCACCGCTGCTCATGGAGGCACTGCTGCTGAGAGTGGCTACTCCTTCGCCGAGTCCGAGCGgggcaaagaaaaaatcgtcTACAAGCGACTCAAAATAAGCCTGAACAATCACGAGGAGTATTtcaaaagcaaaatgaataagtGTCACGTGGGGGGGGACGGAGTGGCCACTCTGTATGTGAAGGTGCTGCTGCAGATTGTTAAGGATAAGAACGACGTCTATGTGGACGTGAGTAGGAGGAGCGGCTCGTCTCACATGAGCCCAGGGTCGGGTgggcagaaggggaaggaagggaagaaggcAAACGGGAGGAGCGAATCggggaaggaagaggaggaagaagaggacgcGGAAGAGAGTGACGACGATGAGTACATGCGGAAGTCTCAAAGCgccatgggggggggagggtaCGGTTACCGCTCAGGCGCGGAGACGGACAGCGATAGCGACAGCGACAGCGACAGCGATGGGGGGCGCGCGGCGGTGAATAGGTACGCCTACGTGGAGCTGCACGGGGGGGCGCAAAACAAAGCGGCGAACGAAGCGGCGAACGATGCGGCTACCTGGGGGGCGGCGAAGGAACCGCTCTCCCTCCTCCAGGTGAGGGAGGACCTGGACGGAGACTCCATGGGGAACTACTACAAGTCGCGCAACGGGTTCTTCAAATCGATTTTCAAAcgggtttttaaaaaaaaaggagactcGGATGAAgacgcaggggggggggacgaCGAGGACAGTGATGAGGagccccagggggggaagaagaagcggaggtGGAGATTCCCCTGGAAGAGAcgaagggggaagggcaGCCAACTGCAGGGCGGCGACGACAATGACGACGAGGGCGAGAGCGAGGATGAGTCACGCAGCACAAGACGTAGGAGGGGAGGCAGGCGGGGGCTATTCGGTCGGTCCAATCGAAAGGGCAGAGGCAAAGGGAGAGACGAAAGTGATGATGGCGATGACGGCGAAGAAGGCGAAGACTCAGACGATGAAGAGGCCAGTGGGGGCAGTGgacaaaggggggcaaaaaaaggaaaacgaaacGGTAAGGGAAGCGGAACCAAGGGGGGCAGATTCGAGGAGACCAAATCAAAAATGGGTAGCCTCTTTGCCAaagtgaagaggaagattCTCCCCGTAAAACAAAAACTACACATAGAGGCGTTCTTCAATAGCATCATCGTAAAGTCATGTAGGAATGCCCTCAAGTGGGAGGGCAACATGTTTCGGAAGCAGTCGCTCGTCGAGATGACTCTCAAGGTCCCGGTTAAACTGAAATACATAAAGGGGGAGCCTCTGCATTTCTTCCGTTCGGGCTACGAAGTCATTTTAACTTGCCGCAACTGCGATGAGGTTCTCTTCAACTCGTGTGTGCAG GTCTACTGCGCCAAGCGAGCGAGCAAAGAGGAACGGGCGGTGGCGCACCACGGCGGGCACGCGGACGGAGGAGCCCTGGGGAGCGGCGCAACCGCAGCTGCCATTACTGCCGCTTCCACTGCTGCCGCCACTGCCGCTGCTTCCCCCGCATCGCCGTACCTTTACTCGGCGAGCCCGTCCGACGTCTCCCCGCTGGCAATGATCCATTACAACGGGCAGTACTTCCCCGGCAGTGTAACCCCCGAGGCAGACTACTTCAGCAGCGATGGGCACATGTGCGTTAGCTACTCGGTCGTTCTCGTCACGCTGATGGTTGCCCTTCTTTTGTAG
- a CDS encoding hypothetical protein, conserved (encoded by transcript PVX_084975A), translating to MGVYKKNKTKQNNNFMGRSLMRNKLLQKEISDNILYSKIGKDEEKKVSKQISVLDKNPLDDYLDNQLVINSVQVSKVFIQKNEIKEKKSLRDREKGKDFQDIQNILLPIPGRPFLLRHQDKVNIILHERQNAPAKKKKRKNVKKISFLMSGKSLIPINVRSAKGEAGRRRKGRPARKAANGEVGAEGKREEKREVDEGAAAGEDEEEDVEEDEEEDVEEDEEEDAEEDAEEDAEEDAEEDAEEDLDTDSDAEAEANADVGANANAAADADAPRHLKYMRMYEALGEKYRRLNVQEVLNKESVHKYELEHFVEWRKLLSVVEEEEGYIITPYEKNIEYWRQLWRVIEKSHVLFYIIDARNPLFFFCQGLEYYIKRVDPRKEFYVILNKSDFLNHEERKEWSAFFEERKVKFIFFSALRELYHQNKVTLEDLPLPLRACSGGERSPTSTERSPTSTEQSPTSTERPSVAAEQRDGAIDVGHGSLSYEEKKNDRTDILSTDEVVSLIQKVKEEKRAVYHDLEIGDYTIPKFTVGFIGFPNVGKSSIINSLVGLKKVSVSRQPGKTKHFQTIPLKRHGFSLCDCPGLIFPSLVFSKYDLVLNGVYSVDHYKGNLTDLIQILCNIIPHQLCNKYRIDRKLICETLLDAPDGGKKRTHHHLDATQFLSAFCASRRYVSGGKGGLLNLNFATRLIIRDFITGKLLYNFMPSYLARNAHVYRSGASPGELLAASARVDRDHFSQDPPEPEEVLTTKRKLRYMQKKLVRGKNVMKFAS from the exons atgggggtttacaaaaaaaacaaaacgaagcAGAACAACAACTTTATGGGGAGAAGCCTAATGCGCAACAAGTTGTTACAGAAGGAAATTTCGGACAACATTTTATACTCAAAGATAGGAAAggatgaagaaaagaaagtGAGCAAACAGATTTCCGTTTTGGATAAAAATCCCCTGGACGATTATTTGGATAACCAGCTAGTTATTAACAGCGTTCAGGTGAGCAAGGTGTTTATacagaaaaacgaaataaaggaaaaaaaaagcttaagAGAtagggagaaggggaaagacTTTCAGGATATTCAGAACATCCTTCTGCCCATCCCCGGCAGGCCATTTCTTTTGAGGCACCAAGACAAAGTCAACATAATTCTGCACGAGAGGCAGAATGCGCcagcgaagaagaagaagaggaaaaacgtgAAGAAGATTAGCTTCCTGATGAGCGGCAAGAGCCTGATACCGATTAACGTGCGCAGCGCGAAGGGGGAGGCGGGGCGGAGGAGAAAGGGCCGGCCCGCAAGGAAGGCGGCGAACGGTGAGGTGGGCGCGGAGGGGAAGcgggaggagaagcgggaggTAGACGAGGGGGCAGCTGCGGGggaagatgaggaagaagatgtggaggaagatgaggaggaagatgtggaggaagatgaggaggaagacgcgGAGGAAGACGCGGAAGAAGATGCGGAGGAAGACGCGGAGGAAGATGCGGAAGAAGATCTAGATACAGACTCAGAcgcagaagcagaagcaaaCGCAGATGTAGGTGCAAACGCAAACGCAGCTGCAGACGCAGACGCACCGCGGCACCTGAAGTACATGCGGATGTACGAGGCGCTCGGGGAGAAGTACCGGCGGCTGAACGTGCAGGAGGTCCTCAACAAGGAGAGCGTGCACAAGTACGAGCTGGAGCACTTCGTCGAGTGGAGGAAGTTGCTGAGCGTcgtggaagaggaggagggatACATAATCACCCCgtatgaaaaaaacatagaATACTGGAGACAGCTATGGAGAGTGATAGAAAAAAGCCACGTTCTCTTCTACATCATCGATGCCAGAAAtcccctcttcttcttctgccaGGGGTTAGAGTACTACATTAAGAGGGTAGACCCCCGGAAGGAATTCTACGTCATCTTAAATAAATctgattttttaaatcacgAGGAGAGGAAAGAGTGGTCAGCCTTTTTTGAAGAGAGGAAAGtgaaattcatttttttttccgctctgAGGGAGTTGTACCACCAGAATAAGGTGACCCTTGAGGACTTGCCCCTCCCTCTGCGGGCGTGCTCCGGGGGGGAGCGCTCTCCCACGTCTACGGAGCGGTCTCCCACATCGACAGAGCAGTCTCCCACTTCGACAGAGCGACCCTCCGTGGCTGCGGAGCAACGGGACGGCGCCATCGACGTGGGGCACGGGAGCCTCAGCTacgaggaaaagaaaaacgaccGGACGGACATCCTAAGTACCGACGAAGTGGTGAGTTTAATTCAAAAGgttaaggaggaaaagagaGCAGTCTACCACGACCTGGAAATAGGAGACTACACTATCCCCAAGTTTACGGTGGGCTTTATTGGCTTCCCCAACGTAGGGAAAAGCTCCATCATCAATTCGCTAGTTGGGCTGAAGAAGGTGAGTGTAAGTAGGCAGCCAGGAAAGACGAAGCATTTCCAAACGATTCCCCTAAAGCGTCATGGCTTCTCCCTCTGTGATTGCCCCGGGCTGATCTTCCCCTCTCTGGTGTTTAGCAAATACGACCTAGTTCTTAATGGAGTGTATTCTGTGGACCACTACAAAGGGAATCTAACGGATCTTATTCAAATCCTTTGCAACATTATTCCTCATCAGCTGTGTAACAAGTACCGCATTGATCGGAAGCTCATTTGTGAGACTCTGTTAGATGCACCGGatgggggaaagaaaagaaccCATCATCATTTAGATGCGACTCAATTTTTAAGTGCCTTCTGCGCTTCTAGAAGGTACGTCTCCGGGGGGAAAGGCGGACTCCTCAATCTTAACTTTGCCACGAGACTTATCATTCGGGACTTCATCACGGGGAAATTGCTATACAACTTCATGCCGTCTTACCTCGCCCGCAATGCGCACGTGTACCGGTCGGGCGCCTCGCCAGGGGAGCTGCTCGCGGCCTCCGCGCGGGTGGACCGCGACCACTTCTCGCAG gaccCCCCCGAGCCAGAGGAAGTCCTGACCACCAAGAGGAAGCTCCGCTACATGCAGAAGAAGCTCGTCAGGGGGAAGAACGTGATGAAGTTCGCCTCCTAA
- a CDS encoding hypothetical protein, conserved (encoded by transcript PVX_084980A), with amino-acid sequence MGYAHNNKRRNKKVSGSDVGHYLKGKGPRKSCKESKPVELCGQNVPHGGGFHAHSDALLGGQGMRHFYRRADRMTNGMANGMANGMTNGMTCRMPNGIPCRMPNNTYSYCREDGARGKAGEATYVFYEPLRYPAFKMADRRSGGGGENGDEEKDAAKRNKREASEEGKVVPPPAGDQNGESYGGAEEVSIATAHLTHIGKTKKQRSRDNLGVKKQSSKDNQEVKNNRERGDDTAQVKNLPGGGPPRKEAMQRVDGQMKDHSNANSSVETQMSSASSSMEGISSPVRGKRERGNFFIPITAPTVLRHPKEVTNEVKFILHMTILTLYKDQIKPTYKKIKHRLGTFHQNAELENNFLEICLSLQNEYLVVKSKRNNLFVLLRETPKWFSGWIKTRSFVNPYPEVMWRKFARHLLHACRAGATGESPPGGLLAIQFAKHLFRKGHLFSLSSDALEGALGWFGEGSSTPHGEPAGNPRGLFTFNLLHDSFSYFSRVNDAVVRLVEGSLVGLHQSILAHNGRSGEMASNEGRSGAAASSGEGSGDPPVAWELDSDIYQVADRLKKRGVPFLSDYSVGKIAHIVQLGLYGGLLHEEGQAIKPACCCRGVAASVWGGGKMGGQVSRQVSSQVSGEVSGEVGDPPGSGLTTEEPPHQVNFRCVERQGPPRGEIDGGETEEAPVTRIFGRHMEGADANMLCSDASLPCCDASLRWRDTQWWPQTGGGGSQEGRCEGVPLVPTAEDAKVKIDQLLKGSNERIIFFCSFKDKFFKKFEEVLSPLQFGCRSLIEFLFFHCQEVCKLFLLNRNVILVPPSCDEQSVKDIVREEQADDDDDDGGEHIIEQFDYEDYVSRVAYDQKSGQTQQGGLQIRTVLKDLGRRRDTFFITFSFWKCVAGRGKAPPR; translated from the coding sequence ATGGGGTACGCACATAAcaacaaaaggagaaacaaaaaggtGAGCGGTTCCGATGTTGGCcattatttaaaaggaaagggtCCCCGCAAGAGTTGCAAAGAAAGTAAGCCAGTCGAATTGTGCGGTCAGAATGTGCCTCATGGCGGGGGGTTCCACGCGCATAGCGATGCGCTGCTTGGAGGGCAAGGCATGAGGCATTTTTACAGAAGGGCAGACAGGATGACAAACGGGATGGCAAACGGGATGGCAAACGGGATGACAAACGGGATGACCTGCAGAATGCCAAACGGGATTCCCTGCAGAATGCCAAACAACACTTACAGCTATTGTAGAGAGGATGGCGCAAGGGGGAAGGCTGGAGAGGCCACGTACGTCTTTTACGAGCCACTCAGATATCCCGCCTTTAAGATGGCGGACAGGCGCagtgggggaggcggcgaaAATGGTGATGAGGAGAAAGACGCCGCAAAGAGGAACAAACGTGAAGCATCCGAGGAGGGTAAAGTggtgcccccccctgcgggtgaccaaaatggagagagCTATGGAGGCGCTGAGGAGGTGAGCATCGCCACTGCGCATTTAACCCACATagggaagacgaagaagcaGAGGAGTAGGGACAACctgggggtgaagaagcaaagcaGTAAAGATAATCAAGAAGTGAAGAATAACCGTGAGAGGGGGGATGACACCGCGCAGGTGAAGAACCTCCCCGGGGGAGGGCCGCCTCGAAAAGAAGCCATGCAACGAGTGGATGGCCAAATGAAGGACCACTCGAACGCCAACTCCTCAGTGGAGACTCAAATGAGCTCAGCGTCCTCTTCCATGGAGGGTATCTCTTCTCCAGTTAGAGGGAAGAGAGAGAGAGGCAACTTCTTCATCCCAATAACCGCTCCAACAGTGCTAAGACACCCAAAGGAAGTTACAAACGAAGTGAAATTCATTCTGCACATGACCATTTTAACTCTCTACAAGGATCAGATCAAACCTACGTATAAGAAGATTAAGCATCGACTAGGAACCTTCCATCAAAATGCAGaattggaaaataattttctggAAATCTGCTTGtctcttcaaaatgagtACCTCGTCGTGAAGTCCAAGAGGAATAATCTCTTTGTTCTGTTGAGGGAGACTCCCAAATGGTTTAGTGGCTGGATAAAGACAAGAAGTTTTGTTAACCCCTATCCGGAGGTCATGTGGAGGAAGTTCGCTCGTCACCTTTTGCATGCATGCAGGGCGGGAGCCACGGGGGAGTCTCCTCCTGGAGGTCTGCTGGCTATACAGTTTGCTAAGCATCTGTTCAGGAAGGGGCACTTGTTTTCCCTAAGTTCGGACGCGCTGGAGGGGGCGCTCGGTTGGTTTGGTGAGGGTAGTAGTACCCCACATGGTGAGCCTGCGGGGAACCCCCGGGGGCTCTTCACCTTCAACCTGCTCCACGACAGCTTCTCCTACTTCTCGCGCGTAAACGACGCTGTTGTGCGGCTGGTCGAGGGCTCGCTCGTCGGTCTGCACCAGTCCATTTTGGCCCACaatgggagaagcggtgaaatGGCCAGCAATGAGGGGCGAAGCGGTGCAGCGGCAAGCAGTGGTGAGGGAAGCGGCGACCCCCCAGTCGCGTGGGAACTAGACAGCGACATTTACCAGGTGGCCGACAGACTGAAGAAGAGAGGCGTCCCGTTCCTCAGCGACTACTCTGTGGGGAAAATCGCTCATATAGTTCAGCTGGGGCTCTACGGGGGGCTGCTGCATGAGGAGGGCCAGGCGATCAAGCCGGCCTGCTGCTGCAGGGGCGTGGCCGCGTCGGTTtgggggggtggaaaaatggGCGGGCAAGTTAGCAGGCAAGTTAGCAGCCAAGTGAGTGGAGAGGTGAGCGGCGAGGTGGGTGACCCCCCCGGGAGTGGCCTCACAACCGAGGAACCCCCCCACCAGGTGAACTTCCGCTGCGTCGAGCGGCAGGGCCCCCCGAGGGGAGAGATCGATGGGGGGGAGACCGAGGAGGCGCCCGTTACACGCATCTTCGGAAGGCACATGGAGGGGGCGGACGCAAATATGCTGTGCAGTGATGCCTCTTTACCATGCTGTGATGCCTCTTTACGATGGCGCGACACCCAGTGGTGGCCCCAAACCGGGGGAGGCGGCTCCCAAGAGGGAAGGTGCGAAGGAGTCCCCCTAGTGCCAACCGCGGAGGATGCCAAAGTTAAAATCGACCAGCTCCTAAAAGGAAGCAACGAAAGGATAATCTTCTTCTGCTCATTTaaagataaattttttaaaaaatttgaagaagtgtTAAGTCCCCTCCAGTTCGGCTGCCGAAGTTTAAtagaatttctttttttccactgcCAAGAAGTGTGCAAGCTGTTCCTCCTCAATAGGAATGTCATCTTGGTGCCCCCCAGTTGTGATGAGCAATCTGTAAAGGACATTGTGAGGGAGGAACAGGCGgacgacgacgacgacgatgGGGGTGAACATATAATTGAGCAGTTTGATTACGAGGACTACGTCTCCAGGGTGGCCTACGATCAGAAGAGCGGTCAGACTCAACAGGGGGGTCTTCAAATCCGCACTGTGCTGAAGGAcctggggaggaggagggacACTTTCTTTAttaccttttccttttggaaGTGCGTAGCGGGCAGGGGGAAGGCGCCCCCgcggtga